The DNA region CGGACGATGTCCTCAAACTGCTGCATGATCATGGCCTGGGGGCTCTCGCCTTCGTGATCGGCAGTCCCGGGGTCGCCGGGGAGGGGACCATCCGCTTCCTGCGCCACGGGGTTGCCGTCCTGGCGGGGACGCGAAAGGAGTTCCAGCGCGTCTGGTCCGAAACGACCCTGGCGATGCAATCCCTGCGCGATAACCCGGATTGCGCCGCCGAGGAACATGACCGCATCGGCGACCGGGGCGACCCCGGTCTGCACGTCGAACTGAGCTTCGACCCCGAGGAGGATATCGCCGCCCCCTTCATTCTGCGCGGGGCCCGGCCGCGGCTGGCGGTGCTGCGGGAACAGGGCGTCAACGGTCAGGTCGAGATGGCGACCGCCTTCCATCAAGCTGGCTTTGCCTGCGTCGATGTCCATATGTCGGACATCATGGCCGGGCGGGCGGAACTGACTGGCTTTCAGGGCCTGGTGGCCTGTGGCGGTTTTTCCTATGGCGATGTCTTGGGCGCCGGCGAGGGCTGGGCCAAGTCCATCCTCTTCAATCCTCCGGTCCGTGACCAGTTCCAGGCCTGGTTCGCGCGCCCCGATACCTTTACCCTAGGGGTCTGCAACGGCTGTCAGATGCTGTCGAACCTGCGGGAACTCATCCCGGGAGCCGAGCATTGGCCGCACTTCGTGCGTAATCGCTCCGAGCAATTCGAGGCCCGTACCCTGATGGTGGAGGTGTTGGAGACGCCCTCCATCCTGCTGGCCGGCATGGCTGGTTCGCGGCTGCCCATCGCCGTGGCTCACGGCGAGGGTAGGGCCGAGTTCCGCGATGGCGATCACCTACGGTCCGCCGGCAGCCGGGTGGTGGTACGTTATGTGGAAAACGCCGGTGGCATCGCGGAGCGCTATCCGGCCAACCCCAACGGCTCGCCCCTGGGTATCGCCGGCCTGACCAACCGGGAGGGCCGGGTCACCATCATGATGCCCCATCCGGAACGGGTCTTTCGTACCGTCCAGCATAGCTGGCATCCCGATGGCTGGGGCGAGGATGGGCCCTGGATGCGGCTGTTCCGCAATGCCCGGGCCTGGGTTGGGTGAGGGAGGGGCTGTCTCTATACCCAACACCCCTGAGTTTTCGGTTTCCCGGGCCGGGGGGTGTCTGGCTGGGGACGCCGTGAATACCTCCCGGTAGGCCTGACGACGGCATCCCTGCTGTCGACACCCCCGCCAGCCCCCGCCAGCCCCCACCCGGCCCTCCCGCGATAGGCCGGAGAGTGGCCGGCGCTGGGTATATAAGGAATCGCCGCCAAGGCCATCCCCGGCGGGCGGTTCCGACCCCCCATTTTTTGCCGCGGCCCTGAACCGGATCTCCGCCCCGGGAGCCGTTACCCGCCTGCCAGCAGCCCCGCCAGCAGGATCAGGAGGGAACCTGTCACCTGCCAACTGGTGATGGGCTCCTGCCACAACAGCCAGCCGAAGGCGGCGGCGAAGATGACCGAGAAGTAGCTGAAAATCCCCAGGCGGGCGACGCTGGCCATCGAAAGGCCCTGGGTCAGGCAGACCTGGCCCAGGGTGGAAAAGCTGGCGACGGCCAGCAGCCAGAGAAGATCGCGGGGGGAGGGCGCACTCCAGGACCAGGCCAGGGGTACGCCCGAGAGTAGGGTCCCCGTGAAGGCGAAATAGAAGACGATACGCAGAGTGGGTTCGGTGCCCGAGAGCTGGCGGATGGTGACCTGGACGATGGCGGCGAAAAAACCGCCGAGCAGGGCGATGGCTACGGGGGTGGAAATGCCCCCAAAGCCGGGATGCATGATGACCAGGACGCCGCCAAATCCCAGTGCTACCCCGAGCCAGACCCGTCCCGGCACCGGCTCCTTGAGCCAGAGAAGACCGATGAGGGGGATGTAGAGGGGGGCGCCGAGGAGCAGGACCATGGCCTCCGCCAGGGGCAGGTGCCTGATGGCGTAGTAAAAGCAGTACATGGCCGCCAGTCCGGCGCCGCCGCGCAGCAGGTGCAGATGGGGGACCTGGGTGTGCAGCCTCGGGAGTCCATCCCGGAACAGCCAGGGGGCGAGCAGACCCAGGCTCAGGATGTTGCGAAAAAACACCAGTACCTCGTTGGGCACCCCGTCGGCGAGAAATCGGATCCCAACACCCATTGCGGCAAAGAGAAATTGGCCGCCGATGATGAGGGCGATGCCCAGTGACACGCTTTTCCTGGGCCTGTGAAACCTCATCCGGATCGGCATACGTTGCGATAATGATACAGTATCAAAGCTGTCACGCTCTTCCTGGCATTGTTATAACCAATTAATTCAATAAGTTGCGTATTTGGGGAGTTGGGGGCGTTGCGAATAAGTCTGAAATTGAAAAAGGTTGCACTTTTGTCTGCGGTTTACGCTACAATTAAGAACGACGGACGATTAGTCGCAACAGAGGCGGGTATCCGCGGTTTCGGAGGGCGGCTTCCCGAAAGCTATGCTTAGGGAAAAGGCGGTGGGCGTCGTTGTTGTCATTCGTCTAATATATACTTTCAGGCCTTTGCCGAAACGCCGATTTCTAAACCAAGTCCTTCTAACCTGAACAGAGGATAAGAGAACATGTATAAAGCAACGAAGACCCTTCGCGCCCTTGGGCGCGTGGCGCCGATTGCCCTGGCCGTCGCCATGATGGCGCCTGCCACGCAAGCGGTTGAGCAGCAGGATAGCTTCTGGTTCGCCGCTGGCGACCGTTCCTTCCCCGAGGGCCAACTCTGGGTCAATAGCGCTGGGGAATGCTGGCAGAGTGCCTACCCGGATGGCCCCAAGAACCTGCCCCCTTGTGCCGCCCCCAAGGTGGTGGTTGCCGAGCAGGTCACCGTTCGTCTGAACTTTGAGTTTGACAAGTACGAAGTGCCCAGGTATGTGGTAAACAAGGAAGAGGTTGCCTTGATTGACCAGTACATCCGCGACATCCAGGCGACCCCCGAGACTGAAGTGGTCACCGTCACGGGCCACACCGACGCCGTGGGTTCCGATGCCTACAACATGGCCCTTGGCCAGCGCCGTGCCGACGCGGTTCGCAGCTACATCATTGCCCAGGGCTACCCGTCTCAGAATGTCGCCCCCGCCGAATCCCGCGGCAAGCGCGAACTGTTGCAGGAGTATCCGGCTGATTCGGTCCAGCAGCGTCGTGTCGTGCTGACCAAGACCGACCTCATGTAATGTCTGGTCGCTGCCAAGGCGCCCCTCGGGCGCCTTGGTTTGCACAAAAGCCGGCCCCGGTTCTCGTGGCCGGTTTTTTTATGAACAGCTTTTTTCCTTGAGGCAGGCCTGGGGCCCGTAAAGAGGCGGCAAGCCGCAATATGACTAAGATCAAGGCGATTCCCGGGAGTCTGGGCAACAGTGGCATCCCCTTTCTAAACGAGGATACCGGGATGACCGACTCGATCTCTGCCACCATGACCGCCGATCATCGTCATTGTGATCAATTTCTTGCAGATTTTGAGCAGCGCGCGGCCGCCAGGGACTGGGACCAGGCGGTGGGTGACGGCCAGGGCCTGGTGGCCGCCCTGCTGGACCATTTCGCGCGGGAGGAGCAAAGGCTCTTCCCCGAGTTGTTAGCCGTCGATCCCCGCGCCGGGGGGCCTGTCCATGTCATGACCCTGGAGCATCGGCAGATGCGTGCCCTGCTGGCCGATCTGGAAGGGGCCATCGGCAAGCGCGACGCGGATGAGTGTCTGGGCCTGGTCGAGACCCTGCATTTCCTCATCCAGCAGCATAACGCCAAGGAGGAGGGCATTCTCTACCCCCTTGCCGACCAGGGCCTGGCCTCCCGCGCCGAGGGGCTGCTGGACCAACTCCGGCCCCGCTGAACCATGGATCGGGTCCTGGATGTCAGTCAACTGGAGCCGCCGGAGCCTCTGGAGCGGATCCTGGACGCCCTTGCCGATTTAGGGCATGGAGATCGTCTCGATGTCATCCATCGGCGCCTGCCCTTTCCTCTCTTCGATATGTTGCGCGCCATGGGCCATCGTTGGGAGACGTCCGGGGAGGAAGGTCGCTACCGCATCCTCATCTGGCCGGTGGGCGAATGATCAATACCCGCGGGCTGGCCCTCGACCAGGCACCGCCCTTTCATATCCCGGCTCGCTTCTTCCTCACCGGCCCCCTCTTTGCCATCCTCGCCGGCCTGCTGCTGGTGTGGGAAGGCCCTAGCCTATTGGCCTCGCGCTGGATGCCCGCGGCCCTGGCGGCCGTCCATCTGATCACCTTGGGTTATCTCGGCCAGGTGATGTGCGGCGCCCTCCTGCAGATGCTGCCCGTGGTGGTGGGGGCGCCCGTGCCTGGGGTCCGCTGGGTGGGGGCCTTGACCCACGCCGGCCTGGCCCTGGGTGCCCCGAGCCTGGCCTGGGGCCTCTGGGGTGGCGGCACCCTGGCCCTGGGGGTGGGTGCCAGCGCTAACGCCCTAGCCTTGCTGGTCTTTGTTATCCCGGTAACCCTGGCCCTGGCGCGGTCACGCGGTGACCCCGGGACGCGCCTGGCCCTGCGTGCCGCCGTCCTGGGGCTGGTCATGACGGTGAGCCTGGGCCTGGTCCTTACGGGTACTCTGCTTGGCTGGCTGCGGCTGGCGGCGTTCAACCCCTGGCTCGATGCCCACGCCACCTGGGGACTGCTGGGATGGGTGGGACTGCTGATCCTGGGCGTGGCTGTCCAGGTGATCCCCCTCTTTTATATCACCCCGTCCTATCCCCGGTTCGCCAGAAGCTGGTTGGCCCCTCTGCTCCTGGTCGGGATCGGCCTTGGCAGCCTGGCGGGAATTCTGGGCTGGGACCTGGGTGCCCGGCTGGCCCTGGGCGCGACAGCCCTGGGTTTTGTCCTTTTTGCCCTGCTGACGCTGGGACTGCTGATCAAGCGGGGACGTCGCCGCCTCGATCCCACCCTGCTCCATTGGTGGTCCGCCATGCTCGCCCTGGGTGGGGGCGGGCTGGCCTGGGTCCTGGGCGCGCCGTCGCACCCGATCGGTGTTCTGCTCCTGATGGGTCTGGGGCTGGGCCTGCCCGCGGGTATGTTGTTCAAGATCATGCCTTTCCTGGCCTGGTTCCATCTCCAGCACCGGCAGGTCACCTCGGGCCGTTTTGACCTGCGCCTGCCGCACATGGGCACCCTGCTCCCCATGCCCTGGGCCCGCGTCCAGTTTGGGCTCCACCTGCTAGCACTGCTCTTGATGATGGGAGCCCTCTTCATCCCGGAACTGGCCCGCCCCGCCGGCCTGGCCCTTGCGCTGTCCGCCCTGGTCCTGGAGGGGCTGCTGGTGGGGGTGATGCGTGCCTACCGGCGGGCGGTTCTGGCCTTCGGGGTCTCCCCGGGCGACTGAGGCCGGTTGACCTCGGGGCAGGCGGTCAGGCAGACGGGCGGGTCAGTCCCAGCCTGATGTCCCCGCCGAGGGCGCCTTTATCCCGTCAAACGCGCCAGGTTATCCCAGCAACCGCGCCAGGAGGAGTGCCCCCAGGACCAGGGTGAAAATGCCCACGCCGCGCCGGATCCCGGTCTCCGGCAGATGCTTGACGGTCGCGGTGGCCAGGGGCACGGACAGCAAGGCGCCGGCTACCAGGGGCAGGGTCAGGGACCAGTCGATGCCGCTCTGGAAGTAGAGGTAGGCACCCAGGCCCACGGCGCAGGTGAGGGCCTCCGCCATGGAGGTGATGGCCACCGCCTGGCGCGCCGGGACGCCCGAAACGACTTGTCCCGAGGTCACCAGGGGACCATAACCGCCACCGCTGAGCCCCTTGTTGAAGGCGGCGATCAGACCGATAGCCAGGATGCCACCGGTGTTGTAGCGGAACTGCCGGCGGGCGGTGAGGAGCGTCACCAGACCCATGGTCAAGACGATGATGGCGATCAACAGCGAAAACCATTGAGCCGAGATCTTGACCGCCAGCATGACCGCCACGATGGCGCCCACCGCGCTCAAGAGCCCCAGCAGGCCAAAGGTGCGGCGAGCGGCGGGGTTGGTGCGCAGGTCGATATTGCCGTCGCGATGATGCATGGCCCCGGCGGCAAGGCCGGTTAGCAGCTCCGACAGGAGGACGGCGGGTACGATCTCGAGCGGCGCGTATCCCGCGAGCATCAGGAGCGGTGTCAGGGTTGTGCCATAGCCCATGCCCAGGCTGGAATCCAGATACTCGCAGCCCAGGGCCGCCAGAAAGATCAGCAGCAGGGTCGAGGAGGTCCAGGAGGAGGCGTCCGGGGTGGCTAACCAGCCCAGGTTTTGCATGACCCCCAGGCTGGCGAAGGCGATGATCATCAAGCCGGTCAGGCTAGCCAGGATCAGCAGGCGGCTGCGATGCCACTGGTAAAAGGTCTCAAGGGTGGCAAGGGAGTGGCGGATCATGGTGGGGCTCCGGGTTATGAGGGTTGGTATGTCTAGGCCTACTCAAGAAAGATGCCAATGGGATGGGCCTGGCCGGAATGGAAGATTCATCCATCTGTTTTAATAGGCTTTGTTATAGTTTTTGCTTGGTTTTGCCCCGATGGAAAGGCTCTGATGGGCCGAGGTCACCACCCTCGAACCCCGGGATTTGCATAATCCGTTAAATAAGACGGAAATTCCGGTGAATATGTTGGAATTTCCGTTATACTCCCGGACCATGGATAACCTGACGACGACCCTACTCGGGCTCTGGCGCCTGGCCGCCAGTCATGGCCGGTTGGATGAGGTGATCGAGGAGATTGCCGCGGGCCTGGGCCGCCATGTCATTTTTGAGCGCCTGCTGATCCTGGAGCTAGATCAGGAGCAGGCCCGGTTGAAATCCGCCGCTCAATGCGGCATGACGCCGGCGGGGCCTGGTCAGGGGCTCGACCCCCTGCCGCCCTTCGCCCCCTTGCGTCGCTGGTGCCTTGGTGACGACCTGGTCCAGGGCCGGGCCGAGGATGTCCGCCAGCGGTTGCCGGGTCTGGTGCCGGCGAGTTGGACGGGGGATCTGCTGGCGGTGGGCCTGGCCAGCCAGGGCGAGCCCTTGGGGGCCCTGCTCCTGGGAATGGACGCCGTCGGTGGCCTGGGGTCGCCCCCGGCTCCCCGGCTGCTGGCCCTGCGCGAACCCATCGCCGTGGCCTTGCGCAACCATTTGCGGCTCAAGGAATTGACCGCCCTGCGGGAGGCGGCGGAGGCGGATCGTCGCTCCCTGCTGGCGCGACTCGGTCGCCAGGAGATCACGGACACCCTCATCGGTGGCGGTTCCGGCCTCAGGGAGGTGATGCGCGGCGTCGAATTAGTCGCCCCCGCGACGGCCCCGGTCCTGATTCTCGGGGAGACGGGTTCCGGCAAGGAGGTCATTGCCCGGGCCATTCACGTCCGCTCTTCCCGGGCTCAGGGGCCCTTTCTGCGGGTCAATTGTGGCGCCATACCGCCGGACCTGGTGGACTCGGAGCTCTTCGGCCACGAACGCGGCAGCTTCACCGGTGCCGCCAATCGCCGCCTGGGTTGGTTCGAGCGCGCCGATCGCGGCACCCTCTTTCTCGATGAGATCGGCGAACTGACCCCGGCCATTCAGGTGCGGCTCCTGCGGATTCTGCAGGATGGCACCTTCGAGCGCGTGGGCGGTCAGCACCCCCTGCAGGTCGATGTGCGCCTGATCGCCGCGACCCATCGCGACCTCCAGGCCATGGTACGCGAGGGCGATTTCCGCGAGGATCTCTGGTATCGCATCAACGTCTTCCCCATCCAGCTCCCGGCCTTGCGGGAACGTCCCGAGGACATTCCGACTCTGGCCAACCACTTTGCCCAGCGGGCGGCGGAGCGGCTCGGCCTGGCACCCCGCCTGCCGAGCCCGGCGGACCTGGAACTCCTGCGGGCCTATCCCTGGCCGGGCAATGTGCGCGAACTGGCGTCCGTGATCGAGCGGGCCGCCATCCTCGGCGATGGCCAGCGCCTCGAGGTCGAGCGGGCCCTAGGTGCCGGACCCCTTAGTCCACCGTCGCCAGGGCCAGTCCCGCCGCCTTCCAGCCTCCGGTCCCAGACGATCGAGCCCCTGGAGGTCGTCACCCTGCGTCACATCGAGCGTGCCCTCGCCCAAACCCTGGGGCGGGTGGAAGGACCCTTTGGCGCCGCCCGGCTCCTGGATATCCATCCGGATACCCTGAGGTCCCGGATGCGTAAGCTCGGCATTGAGCCTGGGGCCTTCAGGCCCCGAGGCCTGCCGCCGCCATGAGCCCCGTTCGCCCCGGGCGATAAGGGTCCCTCATGAGCAGGGGGGC from Chromatiaceae bacterium includes:
- a CDS encoding DMT family transporter, whose protein sequence is MSLGIALIIGGQFLFAAMGVGIRFLADGVPNEVLVFFRNILSLGLLAPWLFRDGLPRLHTQVPHLHLLRGGAGLAAMYCFYYAIRHLPLAEAMVLLLGAPLYIPLIGLLWLKEPVPGRVWLGVALGFGGVLVIMHPGFGGISTPVAIALLGGFFAAIVQVTIRQLSGTEPTLRIVFYFAFTGTLLSGVPLAWSWSAPSPRDLLWLLAVASFSTLGQVCLTQGLSMASVARLGIFSYFSVIFAAAFGWLLWQEPITSWQVTGSLLILLAGLLAGG
- a CDS encoding OmpA family protein; the encoded protein is MYKATKTLRALGRVAPIALAVAMMAPATQAVEQQDSFWFAAGDRSFPEGQLWVNSAGECWQSAYPDGPKNLPPCAAPKVVVAEQVTVRLNFEFDKYEVPRYVVNKEEVALIDQYIRDIQATPETEVVTVTGHTDAVGSDAYNMALGQRRADAVRSYIIAQGYPSQNVAPAESRGKRELLQEYPADSVQQRRVVLTKTDLM
- a CDS encoding hemerythrin domain-containing protein → MTKIKAIPGSLGNSGIPFLNEDTGMTDSISATMTADHRHCDQFLADFEQRAAARDWDQAVGDGQGLVAALLDHFAREEQRLFPELLAVDPRAGGPVHVMTLEHRQMRALLADLEGAIGKRDADECLGLVETLHFLIQQHNAKEEGILYPLADQGLASRAEGLLDQLRPR
- a CDS encoding DUF2249 domain-containing protein → MDRVLDVSQLEPPEPLERILDALADLGHGDRLDVIHRRLPFPLFDMLRAMGHRWETSGEEGRYRILIWPVGE
- a CDS encoding sulfite exporter TauE/SafE family protein, whose product is MIRHSLATLETFYQWHRSRLLILASLTGLMIIAFASLGVMQNLGWLATPDASSWTSSTLLLIFLAALGCEYLDSSLGMGYGTTLTPLLMLAGYAPLEIVPAVLLSELLTGLAAGAMHHRDGNIDLRTNPAARRTFGLLGLLSAVGAIVAVMLAVKISAQWFSLLIAIIVLTMGLVTLLTARRQFRYNTGGILAIGLIAAFNKGLSGGGYGPLVTSGQVVSGVPARQAVAITSMAEALTCAVGLGAYLYFQSGIDWSLTLPLVAGALLSVPLATATVKHLPETGIRRGVGIFTLVLGALLLARLLG
- a CDS encoding sigma-54-dependent Fis family transcriptional regulator — protein: MDNLTTTLLGLWRLAASHGRLDEVIEEIAAGLGRHVIFERLLILELDQEQARLKSAAQCGMTPAGPGQGLDPLPPFAPLRRWCLGDDLVQGRAEDVRQRLPGLVPASWTGDLLAVGLASQGEPLGALLLGMDAVGGLGSPPAPRLLALREPIAVALRNHLRLKELTALREAAEADRRSLLARLGRQEITDTLIGGGSGLREVMRGVELVAPATAPVLILGETGSGKEVIARAIHVRSSRAQGPFLRVNCGAIPPDLVDSELFGHERGSFTGAANRRLGWFERADRGTLFLDEIGELTPAIQVRLLRILQDGTFERVGGQHPLQVDVRLIAATHRDLQAMVREGDFREDLWYRINVFPIQLPALRERPEDIPTLANHFAQRAAERLGLAPRLPSPADLELLRAYPWPGNVRELASVIERAAILGDGQRLEVERALGAGPLSPPSPGPVPPPSSLRSQTIEPLEVVTLRHIERALAQTLGRVEGPFGAARLLDIHPDTLRSRMRKLGIEPGAFRPRGLPPP